The proteins below come from a single Bacillus horti genomic window:
- a CDS encoding polysaccharide biosynthesis protein: protein MSYRKRIIYLFLLDSLIVLTSIYFSYYLLLPSGRVITYPLILSSITLLVGHHLFAYIYKLYKRAWEYASVGELLAIFKAISFSIILAAFVQQAALGEMYTRTLVITWMMHILLIGGSRFSWRIVRDQYLKRSMKKKKRTLIIGAGAAGTMVARQLQQNQEVELVPVGFIDDDPAKQNLEILGLPVLGGVKSIKSIALEQNISNIVIAIPSLDRQGINRIFSQCTRTKAKTKILPLIEDLMLGKVAVNEIRDVQVEDLLGREPVELDIHNIKSYTMDQTVLVTGAGGSIGSEICRQVSGFAPSKLVLLGHGENSIYSIEMELRRTYPDLSIETEIADIQDRTKMFSIMKKHKPYVVFHAAAHKHVPLMERNPEEAVKNNILGTRNVAEAASISRVNTFVMISTDKAVNPTSVMGSTKRMAEMIVQYMNTISRTRFVAVRFGNVLGSRGSVIPLFKQQIQNGGPVTVTHPDMIRYFMTIPEASRLVLQAGALAEGGEVFVLDMGEPVRILDLARNLVKLSGYTEEEIPIVFSGMRPGEKMFEELLGQDEVHEEQVFEKIYRGKTPPVDVSCVFKLLQVYGELEKEELRRTLLDIANFRQEAQDRMLV from the coding sequence ATGTCATACCGTAAACGTATTATCTATTTGTTTTTGCTAGACTCACTGATTGTCTTGACGTCCATCTACTTCAGCTATTATCTCTTACTTCCAAGCGGACGTGTCATTACCTATCCCTTAATTCTCAGCTCCATCACCCTGCTTGTAGGACATCATTTGTTTGCGTACATCTATAAACTATACAAGCGGGCGTGGGAATACGCCAGTGTAGGAGAGCTACTAGCCATTTTCAAGGCGATCTCCTTTTCCATCATTCTAGCCGCCTTTGTTCAACAGGCCGCCTTGGGTGAGATGTACACAAGAACACTGGTGATTACCTGGATGATGCACATCCTGTTAATCGGGGGCTCCAGATTTTCCTGGAGAATCGTTCGTGACCAGTACCTCAAGCGTTCCATGAAAAAGAAAAAACGCACCCTGATTATCGGAGCTGGAGCGGCAGGAACGATGGTAGCCCGCCAGCTGCAGCAAAATCAGGAGGTTGAGCTTGTTCCAGTGGGCTTTATTGATGATGATCCAGCGAAGCAGAATCTTGAAATTCTAGGTCTACCTGTACTTGGAGGGGTTAAATCAATCAAAAGCATTGCTCTTGAGCAGAACATTTCAAACATTGTCATCGCCATTCCATCCCTAGATCGACAAGGGATTAATCGTATTTTTTCACAATGTACTAGGACAAAAGCAAAGACCAAAATTCTCCCGCTGATTGAGGATCTTATGCTTGGTAAAGTGGCTGTAAATGAGATTCGTGATGTTCAGGTGGAGGACTTACTGGGCAGGGAGCCGGTTGAGCTGGATATTCACAACATCAAGAGCTATACGATGGATCAGACGGTTCTGGTCACCGGGGCTGGCGGATCAATTGGCTCTGAAATCTGCCGTCAAGTGTCTGGTTTCGCACCGAGTAAGCTTGTTCTCCTTGGGCATGGTGAGAACAGTATTTATTCCATCGAGATGGAGCTAAGACGTACTTACCCAGATCTAAGTATTGAGACAGAAATAGCAGATATTCAGGATCGAACGAAAATGTTCAGCATCATGAAAAAACATAAGCCCTATGTGGTTTTCCATGCTGCCGCACACAAGCATGTACCCCTCATGGAACGTAACCCAGAGGAAGCAGTGAAGAACAACATTTTAGGGACGAGAAATGTTGCTGAGGCGGCTAGCATCTCAAGAGTAAATACGTTTGTGATGATTTCTACAGATAAGGCGGTTAATCCAACAAGCGTGATGGGATCGACAAAGCGCATGGCTGAAATGATTGTGCAGTACATGAACACCATTAGTCGGACACGCTTTGTAGCCGTACGTTTTGGCAACGTGTTAGGAAGTAGAGGAAGCGTCATTCCGCTATTTAAACAGCAGATCCAAAACGGAGGACCAGTTACAGTTACTCACCCGGATATGATTCGGTATTTTATGACGATTCCGGAGGCTTCGCGTTTGGTGCTACAAGCGGGGGCGCTAGCAGAAGGTGGAGAAGTATTTGTCCTGGATATGGGTGAGCCTGTCAGAATTTTAGATTTAGCGCGTAATCTAGTGAAGCTGTCTGGCTATACGGAGGAGGAAATTCCAATCGTCTTCTCAGGGATGAGACCAGGTGAAAAGATGTTCGAGGAATTGTTAGGGCAGGATGAGGTGCATGAGGAGCAGGTGTTTGAAAAAATCTATCGGGGTAAAACACCACCAGTTGACGTGAGTTGTGTGTTTAAGCTTCTACAGGTATACGGCGAGCTAGAGAAAGAGGAGCTTCGTAGAACGCTATTAGATATTGCAAACTTTAGACAGGAAGCGCAGGATCGCATGCTTGTTTAA
- a CDS encoding glycosyltransferase family 4 protein has translation MEFLYSYSFSPLFYIGAFALAFIVTLLITPWVKKLAFKIGAVDKPNARKVHQKIMPRLGGLAIFVGYVVGYIAFIPKNSLSLGLFLGSLVIILVGVLDDRFELSAKVKLLGQIAAAIIVVSFGFRMELLNLPFEDTPWILGWLAIPLTIFWIVGVTNAVNLIDGLDGLSAGVSGIATAVIFIMSLIMGNAFVALYSLVILGGIIAFLFFNFHPAKIFMGDTGALFLGFNLAALSLLGFKYVTFASFVIPILVLGVPLSDTFFAIVRRIVNRKPISAADKNHLHHRLMEMGLGHRGTVLTIYGISIVFGACAILLSQATMWVSFGVIVLGILALQIGAEAIGLVSSKERPVLNFLKKVFAR, from the coding sequence ATGGAGTTTTTATATAGTTATTCCTTTTCACCATTGTTCTATATAGGAGCGTTTGCTCTTGCGTTTATCGTCACTCTGCTGATCACGCCTTGGGTGAAGAAGCTTGCTTTTAAAATTGGAGCTGTAGATAAACCGAACGCTCGTAAGGTTCACCAAAAAATTATGCCTCGTTTAGGGGGCTTAGCCATATTTGTTGGTTATGTAGTGGGATATATTGCGTTTATTCCTAAGAATTCTTTAAGTCTAGGCTTATTTTTAGGAAGCTTAGTGATTATCTTAGTTGGTGTATTGGATGATCGTTTTGAGCTATCGGCTAAAGTGAAGCTGTTAGGTCAGATAGCAGCTGCCATTATCGTAGTATCATTCGGATTCCGAATGGAGCTTTTGAACCTTCCGTTTGAGGATACTCCTTGGATTTTAGGCTGGCTGGCGATTCCACTTACGATCTTTTGGATCGTTGGCGTAACAAATGCGGTTAACCTAATTGACGGATTGGACGGTCTTTCTGCCGGGGTTTCTGGTATTGCAACAGCTGTTATTTTCATCATGTCCCTGATCATGGGGAATGCATTCGTTGCTTTATATTCACTAGTGATTCTAGGTGGTATTATTGCCTTCCTATTCTTTAACTTTCACCCAGCGAAAATATTCATGGGAGATACCGGGGCTTTATTCTTAGGCTTTAATTTAGCAGCCCTATCTTTATTAGGATTTAAATATGTAACATTTGCATCCTTCGTTATTCCTATTCTTGTGCTAGGAGTACCGTTATCTGATACATTTTTTGCTATCGTTCGTCGAATCGTCAATCGAAAGCCTATATCCGCAGCCGATAAAAATCATCTCCACCATCGTTTAATGGAGATGGGACTTGGTCACCGAGGAACAGTGTTAACGATTTACGGAATCAGTATTGTTTTTGGAGCTTGTGCAATTCTGCTTTCACAGGCAACCATGTGGGTATCCTTCGGTGTGATTGTCCTAGGTATTTTGGCTCTACAAATCGGGGCTGAGGCCATTGGCTTAGTCAGTAGTAAGGAAAGACCAGTGCTTAATTTCTTGAAAAAAGTATTTGCTCGCTAA
- a CDS encoding tyrosine-protein phosphatase: protein MIDIHSHILYGVDDGPRTLGESLELAAEATANGIRQIIATPHHKNGVYDNPKQSVLELVEEFQRELDRQQIPLTVYPGQEVHVYDSILEDIHNHELLTLDKHHKYLLLELPNDSVPPFMEELLYDIQLLGVTPIIPHPERNVAIRKRPSMLYQMIRKGALAQITAASVVGKFGKGIQKFSFQCIEHNLCHMIASDAHKAGKRGFHLQDAYKVIRKKFGIDVEHQLLRNTEWMMNGVDMYVNPPQKIERKSTLATLLKRK from the coding sequence ATGATAGATATACATTCACACATCTTATATGGAGTAGATGATGGCCCAAGGACATTAGGTGAAAGCTTAGAGCTGGCTGCTGAGGCTACGGCTAATGGTATTCGGCAGATTATAGCTACCCCCCATCATAAAAACGGGGTCTATGATAATCCAAAACAAAGCGTATTGGAGCTTGTGGAGGAGTTTCAAAGAGAGTTAGATCGACAGCAGATTCCTCTGACTGTCTATCCTGGCCAAGAGGTTCATGTGTACGACAGCATCCTAGAAGATATACACAACCATGAGCTACTAACGTTGGACAAGCATCATAAGTATCTTCTGCTAGAATTGCCTAATGATAGTGTTCCGCCGTTTATGGAGGAACTGCTTTATGACATCCAGCTCTTGGGCGTAACACCAATCATTCCACACCCTGAGAGAAACGTGGCTATACGCAAAAGACCTTCTATGCTGTATCAAATGATCAGGAAGGGAGCTTTGGCTCAAATTACTGCAGCTAGTGTTGTTGGAAAATTCGGAAAAGGCATACAGAAATTTTCCTTCCAGTGTATTGAGCATAATCTTTGTCACATGATCGCTTCCGACGCTCATAAGGCAGGAAAACGAGGCTTCCACCTACAGGATGCTTATAAGGTTATTCGTAAAAAGTTTGGCATCGACGTAGAGCACCAGCTCCTGCGTAATACAGAATGGATGATGAATGGAGTAGATATGTACGTCAATCCCCCGCAAAAAATAGAGCGGAAAAGCACATTAGCCACTCTATTAAAGCGGAAATAA
- a CDS encoding VOC family protein, whose product MIKGIEHTAIMVSDMDRSLEFYEQVLGMTLRHREWLNEDVELAFLYYPKQQSSLSEAEIELVYEKGVDVHQLGEGLVNHLAFRVEDISETMGQLRELGIVFDEEEPIRVLGNVKIAFFSGPDGEILELVER is encoded by the coding sequence ATGATTAAAGGAATTGAACACACAGCCATTATGGTGTCGGATATGGATCGTTCACTTGAATTTTATGAACAGGTACTGGGAATGACATTGCGTCACAGGGAGTGGCTCAATGAGGATGTAGAGCTTGCTTTTCTATACTATCCTAAGCAGCAATCTAGTCTTTCCGAGGCGGAGATTGAGCTTGTATATGAAAAAGGTGTGGATGTTCATCAATTAGGTGAAGGGCTAGTGAACCATTTGGCCTTTCGGGTGGAGGACATCTCTGAGACCATGGGGCAATTAAGGGAGCTTGGTATAGTCTTTGATGAAGAAGAACCTATTCGAGTCTTAGGAAACGTTAAGATTGCCTTTTTTAGTGGTCCCGATGGAGAGATTTTAGAGCTGGTGGAGAGGTAA
- a CDS encoding enoyl-CoA hydratase/isomerase family protein: MAKGEYQKDFTHLFIEIEQHIALITINRPEVRNAMNPESWAELGAAVKRLNQLPEVRVIMITGAGDEAFVAGADIAWIRDRKPLDIYGDVAVQDVLLDLYRSSKPVIAIVNGFALGGGCELMLACDLRIASDRAKMGQPEVNLGILPAGGGTQQLPKLVGLPKAKELILTGEIIHAQEAHRIGLVNHVVPHEELKERAYELARKIASKPPITIQMAKIALNESVTTDLPAGLALEKSLQAILFGTKDKQEGTRAFFEKRKPGFIGE, encoded by the coding sequence ATGGCCAAGGGAGAATATCAGAAGGACTTTACACATTTGTTTATTGAGATCGAGCAGCATATTGCCTTGATTACGATCAATCGTCCCGAGGTGCGCAACGCTATGAACCCTGAAAGCTGGGCGGAGCTTGGGGCAGCAGTGAAAAGGCTGAATCAGCTGCCGGAAGTCCGGGTGATTATGATAACCGGGGCGGGTGATGAGGCGTTTGTAGCTGGGGCAGATATTGCTTGGATACGTGATCGAAAGCCTTTGGATATTTACGGGGATGTGGCTGTTCAAGATGTCCTCCTGGATTTGTATCGTTCAAGTAAGCCTGTCATCGCTATCGTCAACGGCTTTGCGCTGGGTGGCGGCTGTGAGCTGATGCTGGCTTGTGATCTGCGAATCGCTAGCGATCGAGCTAAAATGGGGCAGCCTGAGGTCAATCTAGGTATTTTACCAGCAGGGGGAGGAACCCAGCAATTACCAAAGCTAGTCGGCTTACCGAAAGCAAAGGAACTCATCCTTACAGGGGAGATCATTCATGCACAGGAGGCTCACCGGATCGGTCTTGTCAATCATGTTGTGCCTCATGAGGAGCTTAAGGAAAGGGCCTATGAGCTTGCTCGAAAAATTGCCAGTAAGCCTCCAATCACCATTCAAATGGCTAAAATCGCCTTGAATGAAAGCGTAACGACTGACCTGCCTGCAGGGCTGGCCTTAGAAAAATCGTTACAGGCCATTTTGTTTGGGACCAAGGACAAGCAGGAAGGGACACGGGCTTTCTTTGAAAAGAGAAAACCGGGCTTTATAGGTGAATAA
- a CDS encoding LCP family protein — MKKKIILWGTLALALLLAVGVFSVYQGYKNTLDNMHVGEDEEDDRPKETEKELEEKFKDPFAVLLYGIDQREDSSDGGRPDTLMLALIDSNDKKVNLVSIPRDSLVDIPGRSQNKINHSFSYGGVQLTMQTIEEWLNIPLYGYVAIDFKGFEELVDIVGGVDVYVDRTIQYDDPMDGTHIRLEEGQQVLDGKNALDFVRARLDNRGSRYYTSDYQRMERQQLVLKELGREIVSLSSLPRVFSMMNAVGDNVSTSLTPDELDFLVRSFYNFNMSNLETTSIEGEGRTINGVSFEVVPQEEVDRINEHATNFINRIPTPIKTENDATDTEDPTGEASEDGNVAADGNRG; from the coding sequence ATGAAAAAGAAAATCATACTTTGGGGGACGTTGGCTCTTGCCCTGCTTTTGGCAGTCGGAGTATTTTCAGTCTATCAAGGATATAAAAACACATTAGATAACATGCATGTGGGTGAAGACGAAGAGGATGATAGACCTAAAGAAACAGAAAAGGAACTAGAGGAGAAATTTAAAGATCCTTTTGCTGTGTTACTTTATGGGATTGACCAGCGTGAGGATTCTAGTGATGGGGGACGTCCTGACACATTAATGCTAGCATTAATTGACTCTAACGATAAAAAGGTAAACCTTGTATCAATTCCAAGAGATAGCCTAGTGGATATTCCTGGAAGGTCGCAAAATAAGATTAACCATTCCTTCTCCTACGGTGGCGTACAGTTAACGATGCAAACGATTGAAGAGTGGTTAAATATTCCTCTCTATGGGTATGTAGCGATTGATTTTAAAGGCTTTGAAGAGCTTGTGGATATTGTAGGTGGAGTAGATGTATACGTGGATCGCACCATACAATATGATGACCCGATGGATGGCACGCATATCCGCTTAGAAGAAGGTCAACAGGTTCTAGATGGGAAAAATGCATTAGACTTCGTACGTGCGCGTTTGGATAATCGTGGTTCTCGTTACTATACAAGTGATTACCAACGTATGGAGAGACAGCAGCTGGTGCTTAAAGAGCTAGGTAGAGAAATTGTTTCTTTGAGTAGTCTTCCAAGAGTCTTTTCCATGATGAACGCTGTGGGGGACAACGTTTCTACATCTCTAACTCCTGATGAGCTAGACTTTCTGGTACGCAGTTTCTACAATTTCAATATGAGCAACCTAGAAACAACTTCAATTGAAGGAGAAGGCCGCACAATCAATGGAGTGTCATTTGAGGTCGTTCCTCAGGAAGAAGTAGATCGGATCAATGAGCATGCGACTAACTTTATTAATCGCATTCCAACTCCTATTAAGACGGAGAATGACGCTACTGACACAGAAGATCCTACGGGTGAAGCTTCTGAGGATGGCAATGTTGCGGCTGATGGTAACCGTGGATAA
- a CDS encoding CpsD/CapB family tyrosine-protein kinase, with protein MKHKTKHEQRYIITQEEPKSPISEAFRTLRTNIQFSSLKQQEIRSMMVTSSGPNEGKSTVSANLAVVFAQSGKKTLFIDADLRKPTVHHTFRLNNREGLTNILTGQRELEQVCKETSIKHLNVLTAGPIPPNPAELISSKAMDMFINEACESYDMILFDTPPLIAVTDAQILSSKLDGVVLVLNSGKTNRDMGLKAKGLLEKVDARILGCVLNNRKLEKNHDYYYYYGKA; from the coding sequence TTGAAGCATAAAACAAAGCACGAGCAGCGCTATATCATTACGCAGGAGGAGCCCAAATCACCAATTTCCGAAGCGTTTCGTACCCTGCGTACGAACATTCAATTCTCTAGCTTAAAGCAGCAAGAGATACGCTCGATGATGGTGACCAGCTCAGGTCCTAATGAAGGGAAATCAACAGTCTCTGCGAATCTAGCGGTGGTGTTCGCTCAATCGGGTAAGAAAACCTTGTTTATTGATGCAGACTTACGTAAACCAACTGTCCACCACACCTTCCGACTTAACAATAGGGAGGGCCTCACGAATATTCTAACAGGACAACGGGAACTGGAGCAGGTGTGTAAAGAAACGTCGATCAAGCATTTAAATGTTCTTACTGCAGGACCTATCCCTCCTAACCCCGCAGAATTAATTAGTTCTAAAGCCATGGACATGTTTATTAATGAGGCCTGCGAAAGCTATGACATGATATTATTCGACACACCACCATTAATCGCTGTCACAGACGCTCAAATTTTGTCGAGTAAGCTGGATGGAGTTGTCCTTGTGCTCAACTCAGGGAAAACGAACCGAGACATGGGCTTAAAGGCGAAAGGGCTACTAGAAAAAGTGGATGCTAGAATTCTTGGATGTGTCTTAAATAATAGAAAGCTAGAAAAGAACCATGATTATTATTACTACTACGGAAAAGCATAA
- a CDS encoding acetyl-CoA C-acyltransferase, with amino-acid sequence MKKMSKKRDVVIVDAVRTPIGRYKGALKGVRPDDLGALVLKALMNRNPDVPVSDIEDVILGCANQAGEDNRNVARMSLLLAGLPQEIGGTTVNRLCGSGLDAISFAARGIAVGEGDIYIAGGTESMTRAPYVMGKAETDFPRGNLEMFDTTIGWRFINKQLGKEYGTLSMPETAEEVARRFSITREEQDAFAYESQQRYSKAVAADAFKEEIVPVTITDRKGNVIVVDQDEHPRPDTSLDKLASLKPLFGGGTITAGNASGVNDGASAVLLMSEEKARELGVQPMAKVLGTAVAGVEPDIMGIGPVTATNKLLKRTGLTVADIDLTELNEAFASQSLACIRQLGLRPETVNVNGGAIALGHPLGASGARILTTLLYEMNRKKVNIGLAAMCIGVGQGIATLVQRM; translated from the coding sequence ATGAAGAAGATGAGTAAAAAAAGAGACGTTGTGATTGTAGATGCGGTCAGAACACCGATTGGTCGCTATAAGGGTGCGCTTAAAGGTGTTAGACCAGATGATTTGGGAGCCCTAGTGCTTAAAGCGTTGATGAATCGAAATCCAGATGTACCTGTGTCAGACATTGAGGATGTTATTTTGGGCTGTGCCAATCAAGCAGGGGAGGATAATCGAAACGTCGCCAGAATGTCCCTTCTTCTAGCTGGACTTCCACAGGAGATTGGAGGAACAACGGTAAACAGGCTGTGTGGTTCTGGTCTCGATGCGATTAGCTTTGCTGCTCGTGGAATTGCTGTCGGGGAAGGAGATATTTACATCGCAGGGGGAACGGAAAGCATGACAAGGGCACCGTATGTGATGGGCAAGGCGGAAACAGATTTCCCCCGCGGTAATTTGGAAATGTTCGATACCACCATCGGCTGGCGCTTTATCAATAAGCAGCTGGGCAAAGAATACGGAACCCTTTCAATGCCTGAAACGGCAGAGGAGGTAGCTAGACGCTTTAGCATTACGCGTGAGGAGCAGGATGCCTTCGCTTACGAAAGCCAGCAACGCTATAGTAAAGCTGTGGCGGCAGATGCCTTTAAAGAGGAGATCGTACCTGTAACGATAACGGATCGTAAAGGTAACGTAATTGTCGTGGACCAGGATGAGCATCCACGACCAGACACATCTTTAGATAAGCTAGCGAGTCTTAAACCTCTATTTGGAGGAGGGACGATTACAGCAGGAAATGCGTCTGGTGTAAATGATGGAGCTAGCGCCGTTCTTCTTATGAGTGAGGAGAAAGCAAGGGAGCTAGGTGTACAGCCTATGGCTAAAGTTCTCGGTACGGCGGTTGCTGGAGTAGAACCAGATATAATGGGTATAGGTCCAGTGACCGCTACCAACAAGCTTTTGAAGCGCACAGGATTAACCGTTGCAGATATTGATCTTACAGAGCTTAATGAAGCGTTTGCCTCCCAGTCTTTGGCGTGTATACGTCAACTGGGACTGCGTCCAGAAACGGTAAATGTGAATGGTGGTGCGATTGCTTTGGGACATCCACTTGGTGCTAGTGGAGCACGTATTCTAACGACACTACTATACGAAATGAACAGAAAAAAGGTCAATATCGGTCTAGCCGCTATGTGTATAGGGGTGGGGCAAGGTATTGCCACCCTTGTGCAGAGAATGTAG
- a CDS encoding WecB/TagA/CpsF family glycosyltransferase translates to MVKAKVQTNILGFSFSKWGMKDTVDYVVSYLHKDRAEFPHTVHIVTANPEIVMTGLENQELAQAMHTADLITPDGTGIVWAAEHLGDPMPERVAGYDMLHEIAKTSNERPFSVFLLGANEEVNSKAANQLAKQYPHVTVVGRRNGYFDDSQEPEIFDEINALKPDLLLVALGFPKQELWIQRYKQQLQAKVAIGVGGSFDVLAGVVKRAPMMWQKLRLEWLHRLLSQPSRLPRQLAIPKFVLRIKKEKKKQLSK, encoded by the coding sequence GTGGTTAAAGCGAAAGTGCAGACAAATATTTTAGGTTTTTCTTTCTCCAAATGGGGTATGAAAGATACAGTGGATTATGTCGTATCGTATTTGCACAAGGATCGTGCGGAATTTCCCCATACGGTACATATTGTGACAGCCAATCCAGAGATTGTGATGACTGGACTTGAGAACCAGGAGCTAGCTCAGGCGATGCATACAGCTGATCTAATTACTCCTGACGGTACAGGGATCGTTTGGGCCGCCGAGCATCTTGGAGATCCGATGCCGGAGCGAGTGGCAGGCTATGATATGCTACATGAAATAGCTAAGACCTCTAACGAAAGACCCTTCTCCGTGTTTCTATTAGGGGCAAATGAAGAGGTCAATAGTAAAGCGGCAAACCAACTAGCCAAGCAATATCCACATGTAACGGTGGTTGGTCGAAGAAATGGGTATTTTGACGACTCACAGGAGCCGGAGATTTTTGACGAAATTAATGCTCTGAAGCCTGACCTGCTACTAGTAGCACTTGGTTTCCCCAAGCAAGAACTGTGGATTCAAAGATATAAGCAGCAGCTACAAGCGAAGGTAGCGATTGGCGTAGGAGGATCCTTTGATGTTTTAGCAGGAGTGGTTAAGCGTGCGCCAATGATGTGGCAGAAGCTTAGATTAGAATGGCTACACCGTTTATTATCTCAGCCAAGTCGTCTGCCAAGACAGCTTGCTATTCCGAAATTCGTCCTAAGGATTAAAAAAGAGAAGAAAAAACAGTTGTCAAAATAA
- a CDS encoding 3-hydroxyacyl-CoA dehydrogenase: MRIEKILVVGSGIMGRGIAYAAAVGGFQVYVQDVSEEALNTAAQHIQKDLATGVVRGKLSQGEADAAQHSISYMTDLAVAAKDVNLVIEAVPEDIGIKKSVFERLDQLTSPKTILATNTSTMSPTEIGSYTARPNQVIAMHFFNPVPKMKLVEIIRGLETSDETTEQVKEVVKRMNKEAVLINEFPGFVTSRISSLVGNEAFHMLMEGVGTPEEIDKAIELGLNYPMGPFKLGDMVGLDTRLKNLQYLHQTLGERFRPSPLLVKYVKAGRLGKKTGKGVYDYTSE; the protein is encoded by the coding sequence ATGAGGATAGAGAAAATACTGGTAGTAGGCTCAGGAATTATGGGCAGAGGAATTGCGTATGCTGCGGCTGTAGGAGGCTTTCAGGTCTATGTTCAAGATGTCTCCGAGGAGGCGTTAAATACCGCAGCTCAGCATATACAGAAAGATCTAGCTACAGGGGTAGTGAGAGGAAAGTTGTCTCAAGGGGAAGCAGATGCAGCACAACATAGCATTTCGTATATGACGGATCTTGCTGTAGCGGCCAAAGATGTCAATTTGGTGATCGAAGCGGTCCCTGAGGATATAGGTATTAAAAAATCGGTGTTTGAAAGGCTGGATCAACTTACTTCCCCCAAAACCATACTGGCTACAAACACATCAACAATGAGCCCAACGGAGATAGGCTCATATACGGCACGACCAAATCAGGTCATAGCCATGCACTTTTTTAATCCTGTTCCGAAGATGAAGTTGGTTGAAATCATTAGGGGCTTAGAAACTTCCGATGAGACAACAGAACAAGTTAAGGAAGTCGTCAAGAGGATGAACAAGGAAGCCGTATTAATCAATGAATTTCCGGGCTTTGTGACCAGCCGCATAAGCAGTTTGGTGGGGAATGAGGCATTTCATATGTTAATGGAGGGGGTCGGTACACCGGAGGAAATCGACAAGGCGATTGAGCTTGGCTTGAATTATCCTATGGGGCCGTTTAAATTGGGAGATATGGTGGGCTTAGACACAAGGCTAAAAAACCTGCAATACCTCCATCAAACCCTTGGTGAACGCTTCAGACCCTCTCCCTTATTAGTGAAGTATGTGAAGGCGGGCAGGCTGGGTAAAAAGACAGGGAAAGGCGTCTATGACTACACATCGGAATAG
- a CDS encoding YveK family protein, with the protein MGQTDNQEVGLRELVGILWKRKGLIVLVVLLAVIASALLSYFVLTPQYEASTEILVNQAPTEGQVNQGDIRTNIDLINTYSVIIKSPRILDIVLAENQFNLSYRQLHDRIEVNSVQNSQVMSVAVTDTDYTRAASLVNAIASTFQREVVSLMNIDNVHIMAEAKADMNPAPVRPSPVLNIAIAFVIGTMLAIGLAFLLDYLDNSIKTEQDVEKYLDLPVIGTIAVIEEMEQGQAKKKPSKQAQLGGEQLEA; encoded by the coding sequence ATGGGACAAACAGATAATCAAGAAGTTGGTCTAAGAGAACTTGTCGGAATTCTATGGAAACGTAAAGGGTTGATTGTACTCGTAGTGCTATTAGCTGTCATAGCAAGTGCTCTGCTCAGCTATTTTGTCCTTACCCCCCAGTATGAAGCTTCGACAGAAATCTTAGTAAATCAAGCACCAACAGAAGGTCAAGTGAATCAGGGGGATATTCGAACGAATATCGATCTTATTAATACGTACAGCGTTATTATCAAAAGTCCCCGTATTCTGGATATCGTTCTAGCTGAAAATCAGTTTAATCTTTCCTATAGGCAGCTTCATGACCGTATTGAAGTAAACTCTGTGCAAAATTCACAGGTTATGTCTGTTGCGGTTACAGATACGGATTATACGCGAGCCGCTTCACTTGTGAACGCAATAGCAAGTACGTTTCAGCGAGAGGTTGTTAGCCTGATGAATATAGATAACGTACATATTATGGCGGAAGCGAAAGCAGACATGAACCCTGCTCCAGTGAGGCCAAGTCCAGTACTGAATATAGCGATTGCCTTTGTGATTGGCACCATGCTGGCGATCGGTTTGGCATTTCTTCTAGACTACCTGGATAATTCCATTAAAACGGAGCAGGACGTAGAGAAGTATTTAGATTTGCCGGTAATTGGCACCATTGCTGTCATTGAGGAAATGGAACAGGGACAAGCCAAGAAAAAGCCGAGCAAGCAAGCCCAGTTAGGAGGAGAGCAGCTTGAAGCATAA